A DNA window from Candidatus Margulisiibacteriota bacterium contains the following coding sequences:
- a CDS encoding YtxH domain-containing protein: protein MSENHKHHGAYLILGVLVGAIGGLLFAPKAGKETRDYLKKAITDSKDMMDKTKESAEELISKTKEQIDDMIDNVSHKIDEKVKHRKKGA, encoded by the coding sequence ATGAGTGAAAATCACAAACATCACGGTGCGTACCTGATATTAGGAGTTCTGGTCGGAGCGATCGGAGGCTTGCTTTTTGCCCCCAAAGCCGGCAAAGAAACCCGTGACTATCTGAAAAAAGCCATTACCGATTCCAAAGACATGATGGATAAAACCAAAGAGTCTGCCGAAGAACTGATCAGCAAAACCAAAGAGCAGATCGATGATATGATAGATAATGTCTCTCACAAAATTGATGAAAAAGTAAAACATCGCAAAAAAGGCGCGTAG